One genomic segment of Sanyastnella coralliicola includes these proteins:
- the rsmI gene encoding 16S rRNA (cytidine(1402)-2'-O)-methyltransferase: MSKLYLVPTPIGNLEDITYRAVRILNEVDLILAEDTRTSSKLLRHYAIETPMRSFHAHNEHKTVDRILEELEAGHTYAQISDAGSPGISDPGFLLVRGCIERGIEVESLPGPTAVIPALVLSGMSLDRFIYEGFLPQKKGRQTRVKAIAQHDATTVMYESPHRIVKLLTQLIEECGEERLVSASREITKLHEETVRGSLAEVKAHFEAHAPKGEFVVVFQGLNAAQKSSR; the protein is encoded by the coding sequence ATGAGCAAGTTGTATCTCGTTCCGACCCCGATCGGGAATCTTGAAGATATCACTTACCGCGCTGTGCGGATCCTAAACGAAGTTGATTTAATCCTTGCTGAGGATACGCGTACGAGCTCAAAACTCCTTCGCCATTATGCCATCGAGACGCCCATGCGTTCGTTCCATGCGCACAATGAACACAAAACTGTAGACCGCATTCTTGAAGAATTAGAGGCAGGGCACACCTACGCCCAAATCTCGGATGCGGGAAGTCCTGGAATCAGTGACCCAGGGTTTTTGTTGGTGCGCGGCTGCATTGAACGAGGAATCGAGGTAGAATCGCTACCAGGCCCAACCGCTGTTATTCCTGCGCTTGTCTTGAGTGGGATGTCTCTAGATCGTTTCATCTACGAAGGCTTCCTTCCACAGAAGAAAGGACGTCAAACTAGGGTAAAGGCGATTGCTCAACACGACGCCACGACAGTGATGTACGAATCACCACATCGAATTGTCAAGTTGCTTACCCAGCTTATAGAGGAGTGCGGCGAAGAGCGTCTGGTATCAGCCAGCCGAGAGATCACCAAACTCCACGAAGAGACCGTTAGAGGCTCATTAGCCGAGGTAAAGGCTCATTTTGAGGCCCATGCACCTAAAGGCGAGTTTGTGGTCGTATTTCAAGGCTTAAACGCCGCTCAGAAGAGCAGTCGATGA
- a CDS encoding MmcQ/YjbR family DNA-binding protein, with product MNIETFREFCLKLPAVTESFPFDNKTLVFKVAGKMFALCDVDSFEGVNLKCDPDMALELRETYSAVRPGYHMSKKHWNTVDMDGSIPPKLFEEWVLNSYHLVIKGLTKKQRMDAGL from the coding sequence ATGAACATCGAAACGTTTCGCGAATTCTGTTTGAAGCTTCCTGCTGTCACAGAATCCTTCCCATTTGACAATAAAACCTTGGTTTTCAAGGTGGCGGGCAAGATGTTCGCCTTATGTGACGTTGATAGTTTTGAAGGGGTGAACCTGAAATGCGATCCAGACATGGCGCTCGAGTTAAGAGAGACCTATTCCGCCGTTAGGCCAGGTTATCATATGAGCAAAAAGCACTGGAATACCGTTGATATGGATGGTTCTATCCCGCCTAAACTATTTGAAGAATGGGTACTCAACAGTTATCATTTGGTCATCAAGGGATTGACAAAAAAACAGCGGATGGACGCTGGGCTCTAA
- a CDS encoding PorP/SprF family type IX secretion system membrane protein yields the protein MRTKTLHIMIVVLFSALAGKINAQQLPQLSMYLDNAFVLNPAVAGSNDYFDVKGMNRSQWAGITDAPRTFTLSLQGPLKNPHIGLGGHLFTDNVGPTRRTGIQLTYAWHFFLNEDMRLGLGLSAGAIQFAIDGSKITLAEEGDPALFGELRSETVVDATFGAMLYTDKYFIGFSLPQLLQNQMNLYDSQQQASNRLEDHYFVMGGYRYTFSDDWMVEPSFLVKYVNPTPLKWEISTRAWYQNMVFAGLSYRSNDALVAMAGYQYMESVSIAYAYDMTTSGLREHTTGTHEILIGFRFNQR from the coding sequence ATGAGGACGAAGACACTACATATCATGATCGTCGTGCTATTTTCCGCGCTAGCGGGAAAAATCAACGCGCAACAATTGCCGCAGTTGAGCATGTACCTTGACAACGCCTTCGTGCTGAACCCAGCAGTAGCAGGTAGCAATGATTATTTCGATGTCAAAGGAATGAACCGCAGCCAATGGGCCGGCATTACCGATGCACCGAGAACGTTCACGTTGTCACTTCAAGGCCCTCTCAAGAATCCACACATTGGCTTAGGAGGACATCTATTCACAGATAACGTTGGACCAACACGCAGAACAGGAATTCAGCTGACTTACGCATGGCATTTCTTCTTGAACGAAGACATGCGGCTGGGCCTAGGACTTTCTGCTGGCGCGATTCAATTCGCGATTGACGGAAGTAAAATCACCTTGGCCGAAGAAGGCGACCCCGCACTATTTGGAGAGTTGAGATCGGAAACAGTAGTTGATGCCACATTCGGCGCGATGCTTTACACAGACAAGTATTTCATTGGGTTCTCTTTGCCACAGTTGTTGCAGAATCAAATGAACCTCTACGATAGCCAGCAACAAGCGAGCAACCGTTTGGAAGACCACTACTTTGTGATGGGTGGATACCGCTATACCTTCAGCGATGATTGGATGGTGGAGCCTTCGTTCCTTGTCAAGTATGTAAACCCAACCCCACTGAAGTGGGAAATCTCAACGAGAGCGTGGTATCAGAACATGGTGTTTGCTGGTTTGAGTTACCGAAGCAATGACGCGTTGGTTGCCATGGCCGGTTATCAATACATGGAAAGCGTTTCGATCGCTTATGCCTATGATATGACGACTTCAGGTCTGCGCGAGCACACAACCGGCACCCACGAGATTTTGATCGGGTTCCGTTTTAATCAGCGTTAG
- the radA gene encoding DNA repair protein RadA, whose translation MAKVKTKYVCQSCGATAAKWIGKCPSCNEWNTYVEESVQPDTRQTRRRAMIPVTQQKAAPLQSFESSSGVRTPVDDQELDRVLGGGLVPGSLILCGGEPGIGKSTLLLQTAMRFSGGNVLYVSGEESPEQIKMRAERIGPLKDSLYVLPETNVKIIAEQAEELNPSLIIVDSIQTLFTPEIESSPGSVSQIRETAADLLTIAKTKHIPVFLIGHITKEGSLAGPKVLEHMVDVVLQFEGDRFHAFRILRTVKNRFGSTHELGIYEMNSNGLQPVLNPSAVLIGEKDPSLSGSAIAASLEGMRPLLLEIQALVSTAVYGTPQRSATGYNTRRLNMLLAVLEKRCGFKLGMKDVFLNIAGGLRIEDPAIDLAVVAACLSSSLDIALPSDTVFAGEIGLSGEIRPVSRIEQRISEAEKMGFKRMLVSSYTRNVKDSYGNLKVVGVEKVADIHRLLF comes from the coding sequence GTGGCCAAAGTCAAAACAAAATACGTCTGCCAAAGCTGTGGCGCTACCGCCGCAAAATGGATTGGTAAGTGTCCTTCATGCAATGAGTGGAATACTTACGTTGAAGAATCTGTTCAACCAGATACTCGCCAGACGCGCAGGCGCGCCATGATTCCTGTGACGCAACAAAAGGCGGCTCCACTTCAGAGTTTCGAATCAAGCAGTGGTGTGCGCACTCCTGTTGATGATCAAGAGCTCGACCGCGTACTAGGCGGTGGACTTGTTCCTGGCAGCCTCATCCTTTGCGGGGGTGAGCCCGGAATTGGGAAATCAACCCTTTTGCTTCAAACGGCGATGCGCTTCTCAGGAGGCAACGTGCTGTATGTTTCTGGTGAGGAAAGCCCCGAGCAAATAAAGATGCGCGCTGAACGCATTGGCCCGCTAAAAGACAGCCTTTATGTTCTTCCCGAAACCAACGTGAAGATCATTGCCGAACAGGCAGAAGAACTCAACCCTTCTTTGATTATCGTTGACTCGATTCAAACGCTGTTTACACCAGAAATTGAATCTTCGCCTGGTAGTGTGAGCCAAATTCGAGAAACGGCAGCTGATCTTTTGACGATTGCCAAGACCAAGCACATCCCTGTATTCTTAATCGGTCACATCACCAAAGAAGGCTCACTCGCAGGGCCAAAAGTGCTAGAGCACATGGTTGACGTCGTGCTTCAGTTTGAAGGTGACCGTTTCCATGCCTTCCGCATTCTGCGTACAGTGAAGAACCGATTCGGCTCTACACACGAACTCGGGATATACGAGATGAACAGCAACGGACTTCAACCCGTGTTGAATCCTTCTGCTGTACTGATTGGTGAAAAAGACCCGTCGCTTTCAGGTTCAGCCATTGCGGCTTCCTTGGAAGGAATGCGCCCGCTCCTTTTGGAGATTCAGGCCCTCGTTAGTACCGCCGTTTACGGTACGCCGCAACGAAGCGCTACCGGTTATAATACTCGCCGATTGAACATGCTTCTTGCGGTTCTCGAAAAACGCTGCGGCTTCAAGTTGGGTATGAAAGACGTCTTCCTCAACATCGCTGGTGGTCTGCGCATTGAAGACCCTGCTATTGACTTAGCCGTTGTGGCTGCTTGCCTATCGAGCAGTTTGGATATCGCTCTGCCGTCAGATACAGTGTTCGCAGGAGAGATTGGGCTGTCTGGAGAAATCCGACCAGTCAGTCGCATCGAACAACGAATTTCGGAAGCGGAAAAAATGGGCTTCAAGCGCATGCTTGTGAGTTCATACACACGCAATGTGAAAGACTCTTACGGTAACTTGAAAGTGGTTGGCGTAGAGAAAGTCGCCGACATTCATCGACTGCTCTTCTGA